Proteins encoded by one window of bacterium:
- the tssH gene encoding type VI secretion system ATPase TssH, with translation MVTVDMKNLLLRLNAYCTNALQSAAGLCVSRTHYEVTVEHFFLKLLEDNRSDLPLIFQQFDLDIGRVIKALEDALEDNKTGNTGKPVFSPLMLDLFQESWLVTSIDLSERKIRSGAVLLTFLAKPALFATGRYIDLFKSISREQLAKDFWKIAKQSIEMKTAEKEAAPGEPDAGKREGGFIARFCNDFTQKALDGKIDPVFGRDKEIRQIIDILARRRKNNPICVGEPGVGKTAVIEGLALRITEGDVPDILQNVRLIELDMGLLEAGAGMKGEFENRLKGVIGEVKSSEKPIIMFIDEAHTLIGAGGAAGGGDAANLLKPALARGELRTVAATTWKEYKKYFEKDPALARRFQPVKLDEPSVAAAALILRGIKASYEKAHKVVIRNDAINAAAELSDKFITGRFLPDKAIDLLDTSCARIKINLIAKPPVLEDKERVVQASEREKKGMDRDRINGAEVDEEEYQKVLKTIETATVEAEQIRARWLKEKEAAEKVIGIRNQIQEEADEKKKEELKKQLDEADKAFVEIQGDDPLIHIEVNPDVVAQVVSDWTGIPMGKMLKDEAQTIINLAAQLKARVKGQDHALDAMAEVIKAAKAGIKNPDQPLGVFLLAGPSGVGKTEVSLTLADILFGSDKNAVTVNMSEFQESHTVSRLIGSPPGYVGYGEGGMLTEAVRQKPYSVVILDESEKAHIDVMNLFYQVFDKGILTDSEGKDVNFKNTIIILTSNLASDIIQEMTNTDEIPPLDSLVSAIRPVLSSHFKPALLARMTVIPFFSLRQDALKLIVDLKLKKVQKTLLENNKMAMDYTKDVVDQIAARCTEVETGARNIEYILNGNILPRMAQEILTHMTTGEMPSKVQLGVDKKGEFTIKFQ, from the coding sequence ATGGTCACAGTGGATATGAAAAACCTCCTGCTGCGTTTGAACGCTTACTGTACGAATGCGCTGCAGTCCGCTGCCGGTCTCTGTGTTTCAAGAACACACTACGAGGTAACGGTCGAGCATTTTTTTCTTAAGCTTCTCGAAGATAACCGGTCGGACCTTCCCCTGATATTTCAGCAGTTCGATCTCGATATCGGCCGGGTGATTAAAGCGCTGGAGGATGCGCTGGAGGACAACAAGACCGGCAATACCGGCAAGCCTGTCTTCTCGCCCCTGATGCTCGATCTTTTTCAGGAATCATGGCTGGTCACATCGATAGATTTAAGCGAGAGAAAAATACGGTCTGGCGCTGTTCTTCTTACCTTTCTGGCGAAACCGGCTCTCTTTGCGACGGGACGGTATATCGATCTGTTCAAATCCATAAGCCGTGAACAGCTCGCGAAGGATTTCTGGAAAATCGCCAAACAGTCGATCGAGATGAAAACCGCCGAGAAGGAAGCGGCGCCCGGTGAACCCGACGCCGGAAAGCGCGAGGGCGGCTTTATAGCGAGATTCTGCAACGATTTCACCCAGAAAGCACTTGACGGCAAGATCGATCCGGTATTCGGCCGCGACAAGGAAATCCGCCAGATCATCGACATCCTTGCCAGAAGAAGAAAGAACAATCCCATCTGCGTCGGCGAGCCGGGGGTAGGAAAGACAGCGGTGATCGAGGGCCTTGCGCTCAGGATTACCGAGGGAGATGTGCCCGATATCCTGCAGAATGTCCGGCTGATCGAGCTCGATATGGGACTCCTCGAAGCTGGCGCCGGTATGAAGGGCGAGTTTGAAAACCGTCTGAAGGGTGTCATCGGCGAAGTCAAATCGTCGGAAAAGCCCATCATCATGTTCATCGACGAGGCCCATACCCTGATCGGCGCCGGAGGCGCGGCGGGAGGGGGCGATGCGGCGAACCTGCTCAAACCGGCGCTTGCCCGCGGTGAGCTCAGAACCGTTGCCGCAACGACATGGAAAGAGTACAAGAAATATTTTGAGAAAGACCCGGCGCTTGCGAGAAGGTTTCAGCCGGTCAAGCTCGATGAACCGAGCGTTGCAGCCGCTGCCCTGATATTGAGGGGTATCAAAGCGAGCTATGAAAAGGCGCACAAGGTGGTCATCCGGAACGATGCCATCAACGCCGCCGCCGAACTCTCGGATAAGTTCATTACGGGGCGTTTCCTCCCGGACAAGGCGATCGATCTGCTCGATACGAGCTGCGCCCGGATCAAGATAAACCTCATCGCAAAACCTCCGGTCCTCGAAGACAAGGAACGGGTTGTCCAGGCTTCTGAACGTGAGAAGAAAGGGATGGACAGGGACAGGATCAACGGAGCCGAGGTAGACGAGGAAGAGTATCAGAAGGTTCTCAAAACCATCGAAACCGCAACTGTTGAAGCGGAGCAGATCAGAGCGCGGTGGCTCAAGGAAAAAGAGGCGGCGGAGAAAGTCATCGGTATCAGAAATCAGATACAGGAGGAAGCCGATGAAAAGAAGAAGGAAGAGCTTAAAAAACAGCTCGACGAAGCCGACAAGGCGTTCGTGGAAATTCAGGGTGATGATCCCCTGATCCATATCGAGGTGAATCCCGATGTGGTAGCCCAGGTTGTGTCCGACTGGACAGGCATTCCCATGGGCAAGATGCTCAAGGATGAGGCGCAGACTATCATCAATCTCGCCGCCCAGCTGAAAGCCCGTGTCAAGGGCCAGGATCATGCGCTCGATGCGATGGCCGAAGTGATCAAGGCCGCGAAGGCGGGAATCAAGAATCCCGACCAGCCGCTCGGCGTATTTCTCCTCGCCGGACCGAGCGGTGTTGGTAAAACGGAGGTGAGCCTCACGCTTGCCGATATCCTGTTCGGAAGCGACAAGAACGCGGTGACGGTCAATATGAGCGAGTTCCAGGAAAGCCATACCGTGAGCCGTCTGATTGGTTCGCCCCCGGGCTATGTCGGATATGGCGAGGGCGGCATGCTGACCGAGGCCGTTCGCCAGAAACCTTATTCCGTTGTCATTCTCGACGAGTCGGAAAAGGCGCACATCGATGTGATGAACCTCTTCTACCAGGTGTTCGACAAGGGGATTCTGACCGACAGCGAAGGCAAGGATGTGAATTTCAAGAATACCATCATCATCCTGACAAGCAATCTGGCCTCGGACATCATCCAGGAAATGACGAACACCGACGAAATACCGCCGCTGGATTCGCTCGTTTCCGCCATCCGTCCGGTGCTGTCGTCGCACTTCAAACCCGCGCTGCTTGCAAGGATGACGGTTATTCCTTTCTTCAGCCTGCGGCAGGATGCATTGAAACTGATCGTTGACCTCAAACTGAAAAAGGTGCAGAAAACGCTGCTGGAGAACAACAAAATGGCAATGGACTACACCAAGGACGTGGTGGACCAGATCGCAGCCCGCTGCACCGAGGTCGAGACCGGCGCACGCAACATCGAATACATCCTGAACGGGAATATCCTGCCGCGGATGGCGCAGGAGATTCTGACGCATATGACGACAGGTGAGATGCCGTCCAAGGTGCAGCTCGGTGTCGACAAGAAAGGCGAATTCACGATCAAGTTTCAGTAA
- a CDS encoding DUF2169 domain-containing protein produces MKPNKPDTLCLMNTTFERERRYHLSLCIIGGFILADTPMLLDEKDFMEAAGNELGKTDILDMSMPKPHGEALLSGKCHAPEGKHLPASQVRFRVGTIDKTLNVFGNRFWKRAGGAVDVVTDPEPFAAMPVTYENAFGGPDFKKNPAGKGMAPVVMKNGNRVYPLPNIETPNQLIGATSDRPDPAGFGPLDPGLPRRTKKLGTFDDEWRQDSWPYYPKDLDWSYFNAAPPDQWIDGYFSGNERVSVVNMHPKRQVINSQLPGVRARCFVNQEKNGEVLFREIKTNLDTVWLLPGAETGLILFHGAMTVADDEASDILDILAAWEPLSEAPKPPEYYRELLSGEAVEAPEAEVPEAEEAGMPGIPKLALGIPAVALPGIAAADTGKPKTPETKLPVTPDIEVPEIAGKPSEAPGEQAGAVPAGGAGKPGIPQGKPPAADESALDKFMRSEFEKQAAESEKQFKDLLKKAGVENPDEVFKPKPEDMAFLKLSPEELKAEGDKRAAELEFQARAMMQKAGVENPDQYFQPKPEDLALLKLSPEELKTEANIRAAKQEAQFKALMQKAGVENPDKYFPPEPEGFSAKLFIQSLGGVVPPDVEKELYERERMFKLLEEQKAKMSGEMDIEDEEDVIPPEVKKETAVLPNLPKETPKAANDLLAGLKDGVSFQGQDLTGFDLSGKDLTSIDLKSASLDSADLSGSNLTGADMTGAVLEKADISGADLSSANLYGAMLAGAALAGACLAGVKFTGGDASGASFVDADLKGADFSYANVSGADFTGADLTGANLEYADFSKAKLAGVTCCRVKATGAFFTEADVSGADFTGSDLSQSYFSGAVMTKANFSHTILQSAWFSKASAEGGIFTEADMQKSAADSKAQFPGADFSGANLSGANWEDTDLSGAVFHKASLENAAMMNCNLSKADFTNASATSADFSKSDLSFTVMADFNFFKGILRKANLTETDFRGSNLYGVDFYKANIVKPQFEGANLNSTILAEWRPEQ; encoded by the coding sequence ATGAAACCGAACAAGCCGGACACCCTCTGCCTGATGAATACCACGTTCGAACGTGAACGGCGATATCATCTGTCGTTGTGTATCATCGGCGGGTTTATTCTCGCTGATACTCCCATGCTGCTCGATGAAAAGGATTTCATGGAGGCTGCGGGGAATGAACTCGGCAAGACTGACATCCTCGACATGTCCATGCCCAAACCCCATGGCGAAGCGCTTCTTTCGGGAAAGTGTCATGCGCCGGAAGGGAAGCATCTTCCCGCATCACAGGTACGGTTCAGGGTTGGAACCATCGACAAAACCCTGAACGTCTTCGGAAACCGTTTCTGGAAACGGGCGGGAGGAGCGGTCGATGTCGTTACCGACCCGGAGCCTTTTGCCGCGATGCCTGTCACCTATGAAAATGCTTTCGGCGGTCCGGATTTCAAGAAGAATCCGGCTGGAAAAGGCATGGCCCCCGTAGTAATGAAGAATGGAAACAGGGTCTACCCGCTGCCGAACATCGAGACGCCGAACCAGCTCATCGGGGCGACTTCCGACAGGCCCGACCCGGCAGGATTCGGCCCCCTCGATCCGGGACTTCCCCGGAGAACGAAAAAGCTCGGTACGTTCGATGATGAATGGCGGCAGGATTCCTGGCCCTACTATCCGAAAGACCTGGACTGGTCGTATTTCAATGCTGCGCCGCCCGACCAGTGGATCGACGGGTATTTCTCCGGAAACGAGCGCGTATCCGTTGTCAATATGCACCCGAAACGACAGGTTATCAATTCACAGCTTCCGGGAGTCAGGGCCCGCTGCTTTGTAAACCAGGAGAAAAACGGCGAAGTCCTGTTCAGGGAAATAAAAACGAATCTCGATACGGTGTGGCTTTTACCGGGCGCGGAAACGGGACTGATTCTGTTCCATGGCGCCATGACCGTTGCCGATGATGAGGCCAGCGATATTCTCGATATTCTCGCCGCATGGGAACCTTTGAGCGAAGCGCCGAAACCACCCGAGTATTACCGCGAGTTACTCTCGGGAGAGGCTGTCGAAGCGCCCGAAGCGGAGGTTCCCGAAGCCGAAGAAGCCGGAATGCCGGGAATACCGAAACTCGCTTTGGGAATTCCCGCTGTCGCGCTTCCCGGTATCGCCGCTGCCGATACCGGAAAGCCGAAAACTCCTGAAACCAAACTGCCGGTAACTCCGGACATCGAAGTACCGGAAATAGCCGGAAAACCATCCGAGGCGCCGGGTGAGCAAGCCGGGGCTGTTCCTGCGGGTGGAGCAGGAAAACCCGGAATTCCACAGGGGAAACCCCCTGCAGCGGATGAGTCCGCTCTTGATAAGTTCATGCGGTCCGAATTTGAAAAACAGGCGGCGGAATCGGAAAAACAGTTTAAGGATTTGCTCAAAAAGGCCGGTGTCGAGAACCCCGACGAGGTTTTTAAACCCAAGCCGGAAGATATGGCTTTCCTGAAGTTATCGCCGGAAGAGCTGAAAGCGGAAGGCGATAAACGGGCCGCGGAGCTGGAATTTCAGGCCAGGGCCATGATGCAGAAGGCCGGTGTCGAGAATCCCGACCAGTATTTCCAGCCGAAGCCGGAAGACCTGGCGCTGCTGAAGCTTTCACCTGAAGAGTTGAAAACCGAAGCCAATATAAGGGCTGCGAAACAGGAAGCCCAGTTCAAAGCCCTGATGCAGAAGGCCGGTGTCGAAAATCCCGACAAGTACTTTCCGCCCGAGCCGGAAGGTTTTTCCGCGAAGCTGTTTATTCAGAGCCTGGGCGGTGTTGTTCCTCCCGATGTAGAAAAAGAGCTCTACGAGCGGGAACGCATGTTCAAGCTGCTTGAGGAGCAGAAAGCAAAGATGTCCGGGGAAATGGACATTGAGGATGAAGAGGATGTTATTCCCCCCGAAGTAAAGAAGGAAACAGCGGTACTTCCAAATCTCCCGAAAGAGACACCCAAAGCAGCCAATGATCTTCTTGCCGGTCTGAAGGACGGGGTAAGTTTTCAGGGGCAGGACCTGACGGGATTCGACCTGTCCGGTAAAGATTTGACTAGTATTGACCTGAAAAGCGCGAGCCTCGACAGCGCGGATCTTTCCGGCAGTAATCTGACGGGAGCGGACATGACCGGCGCTGTTCTGGAAAAGGCGGATATCTCGGGCGCCGATCTTTCGAGCGCAAACCTTTACGGCGCAATGCTTGCCGGAGCTGCGCTTGCCGGCGCCTGTCTCGCGGGGGTGAAATTCACGGGAGGGGATGCGTCGGGCGCTTCGTTTGTCGATGCCGACCTGAAAGGGGCCGATTTTTCCTATGCCAATGTATCCGGGGCCGATTTCACCGGCGCGGACCTGACCGGAGCGAATCTGGAATATGCTGATTTTTCGAAAGCGAAGCTTGCCGGGGTAACATGCTGCAGGGTAAAGGCAACGGGGGCCTTTTTCACCGAGGCTGATGTGAGCGGCGCCGATTTCACCGGTTCGGACCTGAGCCAGTCTTATTTTTCCGGAGCCGTGATGACGAAGGCGAATTTTTCGCATACAATCCTGCAAAGCGCCTGGTTTTCCAAAGCTTCCGCCGAAGGGGGAATATTCACCGAAGCCGATATGCAGAAAAGCGCGGCTGACAGCAAGGCGCAGTTTCCCGGAGCCGATTTTTCCGGCGCAAACCTCTCCGGTGCAAACTGGGAAGACACGGACCTGTCCGGAGCTGTTTTTCACAAAGCCAGCCTCGAAAATGCTGCAATGATGAATTGCAATCTGAGCAAAGCCGATTTCACGAATGCCAGTGCCACGAGCGCGGATTTCTCGAAATCCGATTTGAGCTTTACGGTCATGGCGGACTTTAATTTTTTCAAAGGAATTCTGAGAAAGGCGAACCTGACCGAGACCGATTTCCGGGGGTCGAACCTCTACGGCGTCGATTTTTACAAAGCGAACATCGTAAAGCCGCAGTTTGAGGGCGCCAACCTGAACTCCACAATTCTGGCGGAATGGAGACCGGAACAGTGA
- a CDS encoding pentapeptide repeat-containing protein, translating into MTREKLIVFHKKQKVIAHADLSGCDLSGLALPHAVFEKSTLTGANLSGADLTAASFTDCDLGGANLSGANCMWIAVRASRMTGCSLEKANISYATFEETDAGEVNMTGTDATGLQAASAVLKKARLAGARCSQAYLQKADLTGADLTGADFSSANLSKAIFDGTVFSSVCFIKSDLTGVSLKEMKLDHCDFTMADLTGSDLSGTEFITCNLFQTGFAGAVMTGAKLGGLEAYAARFMGAVLKKVYMAGAVLESAIFTGADLSLADFSGAGMVRCMLDGSKCSAAKFAGADLTYADLSHADLTAADFSNAILTQANLHRVIDTKTIWDGSNRSKAKATDPELAEAEDWKPKADK; encoded by the coding sequence ATGACCCGTGAAAAGCTGATCGTCTTCCATAAAAAACAAAAGGTTATTGCCCATGCAGACCTCTCCGGGTGCGATCTGTCCGGGCTGGCGCTCCCGCATGCCGTTTTTGAAAAATCGACGCTTACGGGTGCAAATCTGAGCGGAGCCGATCTTACGGCGGCGTCCTTCACCGATTGCGACCTGGGCGGCGCGAACCTTTCCGGCGCAAACTGCATGTGGATTGCTGTCCGGGCATCGCGGATGACCGGGTGTTCGCTGGAGAAGGCAAACATCTCCTATGCAACGTTCGAGGAGACGGATGCCGGAGAGGTGAACATGACCGGGACCGATGCCACCGGGCTTCAGGCCGCCTCGGCGGTTCTGAAAAAAGCCCGGCTTGCCGGTGCTCGCTGTTCGCAGGCTTATTTACAAAAGGCCGATCTGACCGGAGCCGATCTGACCGGAGCCGATTTCAGCAGCGCAAACCTGTCGAAAGCCATATTCGATGGCACTGTTTTTTCATCGGTCTGTTTCATCAAATCCGATCTTACCGGCGTATCTTTGAAAGAGATGAAGCTTGACCACTGCGATTTCACCATGGCCGATCTGACCGGTTCCGACCTTTCGGGAACCGAATTCATAACCTGCAATCTCTTCCAGACCGGCTTTGCGGGGGCTGTTATGACCGGCGCGAAACTTGGAGGTCTTGAGGCGTACGCGGCGCGGTTTATGGGGGCTGTTCTCAAAAAGGTATATATGGCAGGCGCTGTGCTCGAATCGGCGATTTTTACCGGCGCCGATCTTTCGCTGGCGGATTTCTCCGGAGCCGGTATGGTTCGATGCATGCTCGACGGCTCAAAATGCAGCGCGGCAAAATTCGCAGGCGCGGATCTCACCTATGCGGACCTGTCCCACGCCGATCTCACCGCCGCGGATTTCTCAAACGCGATTCTCACCCAGGCGAATCTTCACCGGGTGATCGACACAAAGACAATCTGGGATGGATCGAACAGGTCGAAAGCGAAGGCTACCGATCCGGAGCTCGCTGAAGCCGAAGACTGGAAACCGAAAGCTGATAAATGA
- a CDS encoding DUF4150 domain-containing protein produces MMAMTNQAGGKCFAIPDVCKVPAPPAGPVPMPFPNMAMTETADPSTCAQMVKIEMMNAMTLKTKWKMSQGDEAGVAGGVVSNKNMGEVCFTMGSVMVKIEGSPAVFMGCPTAHNGTPPNAMGAALQAGQQKVQIMM; encoded by the coding sequence ATGATGGCTATGACCAATCAGGCGGGTGGTAAATGTTTTGCCATTCCCGATGTCTGTAAAGTCCCGGCTCCGCCTGCCGGACCGGTTCCAATGCCGTTCCCGAATATGGCTATGACGGAGACCGCCGATCCGAGTACCTGCGCCCAGATGGTAAAAATAGAGATGATGAATGCAATGACTTTAAAGACGAAATGGAAGATGAGCCAGGGCGATGAGGCGGGAGTCGCCGGAGGAGTCGTCTCAAACAAGAACATGGGCGAAGTCTGTTTCACCATGGGGAGCGTAATGGTAAAAATCGAAGGGTCCCCCGCGGTGTTCATGGGTTGCCCGACCGCCCATAACGGAACGCCGCCCAATGCGATGGGCGCGGCGCTTCAGGCGGGTCAGCAGAAAGTTCAGATTATGATGTGA
- a CDS encoding ATP-binding protein, whose amino-acid sequence MRTHTLEIENDLSELHRIHDCLERLGEEWNIPPKPVFDIALTVEELVSNVINYGYEDTGNLIVLRFSLDGDVLSVLIEDEGKAFNPLDMPSPDIHAPVEERKIGGLGIHLAKTLMDSFSYERNGDRNRVTVTRRISRIK is encoded by the coding sequence ATGCGGACACATACGCTTGAAATTGAAAACGACCTCTCGGAACTGCACCGGATACATGACTGTCTGGAGCGTCTGGGAGAAGAATGGAACATACCACCGAAGCCGGTTTTCGATATCGCTCTTACGGTTGAAGAACTGGTATCCAATGTTATTAATTACGGGTATGAGGATACCGGTAACCTCATTGTGCTCAGATTCAGCCTGGATGGTGATGTATTAAGCGTGCTGATCGAGGATGAGGGGAAGGCATTCAATCCCCTCGATATGCCTTCTCCCGATATACATGCACCGGTCGAGGAACGAAAAATAGGCGGGCTGGGGATTCATCTGGCGAAAACGCTCATGGATTCTTTCTCGTATGAACGTAATGGCGACAGGAACCGTGTTACGGTCACAAGACGGATATCCCGAATCAAATAA
- a CDS encoding DUF3540 domain-containing protein — MDNKNIAETNCPVETMLKTGAVRAVENRSYLIEAEGLLRRAVRAVGCLIEPEINDTVMICIDTGGTWYILSVLCRESAEPVTVPFEHGVSVRVDEGAFAVETPDMNVAVGGKLSITGRTLVSCMDTVRLAARCVDTMADRLVQRISRCYRTVDEFEESRIGRLRLLVRGKFFLASKDTHIRAEEVVKVNGEKILLG; from the coding sequence ATGGATAATAAAAACATCGCGGAAACGAACTGTCCGGTGGAAACCATGCTGAAAACCGGCGCCGTAAGGGCAGTTGAAAACCGCAGCTATCTCATCGAGGCCGAGGGCTTGCTGCGGAGAGCCGTACGGGCGGTCGGCTGCCTGATAGAGCCTGAAATCAACGATACGGTAATGATCTGTATCGATACCGGGGGGACATGGTACATTCTGTCTGTTCTGTGCAGGGAATCAGCGGAGCCGGTTACCGTGCCGTTCGAGCATGGTGTTTCCGTCAGGGTCGATGAAGGCGCGTTCGCTGTCGAAACACCCGATATGAATGTCGCCGTGGGCGGAAAACTGTCCATTACGGGCAGGACACTGGTAAGCTGTATGGATACTGTCAGGCTTGCGGCGCGGTGTGTCGATACCATGGCAGACCGTCTGGTTCAGAGAATCAGCCGCTGTTATCGTACGGTTGATGAATTTGAGGAAAGCAGGATAGGAAGGCTTCGTCTGCTCGTCCGGGGGAAATTCTTCCTCGCTTCGAAAGATACGCATATCAGAGCGGAAGAAGTTGTTAAAGTCAATGGAGAAAAGATACTGTTAGGATGA
- a CDS encoding STAS domain-containing protein, whose translation MDIKEERKGQVVVLTINGRLDSTNASQLDKKIEGLIDRKEKQILLDCSQLGYVSSSGLRVFLTGLKKMNAIHGKFLICSLQGPISEVFDISGFSGIFSIYDSQAKALSAF comes from the coding sequence ATGGATATTAAGGAAGAAAGAAAAGGGCAGGTTGTCGTTCTTACAATTAACGGAAGACTCGATTCGACAAACGCTTCTCAACTCGATAAAAAAATTGAGGGATTGATCGACAGAAAAGAAAAGCAGATTCTTCTCGACTGTTCTCAGCTCGGCTACGTCAGCAGTTCGGGATTGCGGGTTTTCCTGACGGGGTTGAAAAAAATGAATGCGATTCACGGGAAATTTCTTATCTGTTCCCTTCAGGGGCCGATCAGTGAAGTATTTGACATTTCGGGATTCTCGGGAATTTTTTCAATCTATGACTCGCAGGCGAAAGCGCTGAGCGCATTCTGA
- the vgrG gene encoding type VI secretion system tip protein VgrG, which translates to MEYLTAEKYSFTTTALPDDTFAVVNFKGFEGISKPYEFTIMLVSGVPDIDLSGVLSNPAKLTFHREDGTDIDFHGILAQFEQLHEYQGFVFYRAHLVPKLWWLNLTMHNQVILNESVQDILENTLKDGGLTSMDYEFKLQGSYSKIDYVCQYGESHLNFVSRWCEREGIYYYFEQTAAGEKVIFTDTKISHTDLPLDAVLYYSPPSGLDTMHRTEVIKSYTCRERQLPKNVKLKDYNYERPTLEISGSADVEANGRGTSYLYGEHFLTSEEGNFLAQIRAEELLCRKREFFGESTVPFMAPGYTFSLQDHYRSDFNRKYLITELSHEGTQTGYLISGIRTALAEMEEQVYYRNQFTAIPSDVQFRPERKAQKPRISGTLNAKVDAEGSGTYAELDEQGRYKVRLPFDLNDEHSAGKASCFLRMMQPYAGTDHGMHFPLHKDTEVLLTFIDGDPDRPVIAGAVPNPETPSTVTSSNQTQSVIQTGGANKIAIEDNAGNERILMQSPTANSWIRMGAPNDPPSYVVDEDPGNGIRMTTEGKFDAIAKENVLIQSQDKDIVLQAEKGKIVQKESDFIHETSGNSKEYVHAIKETWGFSNDFSAVIGGKESFFGGGEVSVFVGVAASLKAAFEFAMKIGPTMSKGKWTTAWKHYGRSVNECTLDIQLISGTAGVKIVLDPLPTTGIKIQVPSTSIQVCSTGVFINSSAAVKVTGNNIKLKGPVTITDTLTVNGKSYFKNNVKVLTKLKANQLVSVQPMAVPNVTNTPQPPDPPEVPEVPIVEPGSPPEEPSPIAQSLQAEENLSSTTARSSTPPPG; encoded by the coding sequence ATGGAATATTTAACCGCTGAAAAATATTCATTTACGACAACAGCGCTTCCCGACGATACCTTTGCGGTGGTGAATTTCAAGGGATTCGAGGGAATATCGAAACCCTATGAGTTCACCATCATGCTTGTATCGGGAGTGCCGGATATCGATCTGTCCGGTGTGCTGAGCAACCCGGCCAAACTCACCTTTCACCGTGAGGACGGCACCGATATCGATTTTCACGGTATCCTCGCTCAGTTCGAGCAGCTCCACGAATATCAGGGTTTTGTATTCTACCGTGCCCACCTTGTCCCGAAGCTCTGGTGGCTCAACCTCACCATGCACAACCAGGTGATTCTCAACGAATCGGTTCAGGATATTCTCGAAAATACGCTGAAGGACGGCGGGCTGACATCCATGGACTATGAGTTCAAGCTGCAGGGCTCATACTCGAAGATCGACTATGTCTGCCAGTATGGCGAAAGCCACCTGAACTTCGTGTCCCGCTGGTGTGAGCGCGAGGGGATATATTACTACTTCGAACAGACGGCAGCCGGGGAAAAAGTCATTTTTACCGACACCAAAATATCGCATACCGATCTGCCGCTGGATGCGGTTCTCTACTATTCGCCGCCATCCGGCCTGGATACGATGCACCGGACCGAGGTCATCAAATCCTACACCTGCCGTGAGCGCCAGCTCCCGAAGAATGTCAAGCTGAAGGACTACAATTATGAGCGTCCCACGCTCGAAATTTCCGGCTCAGCCGATGTGGAAGCGAACGGCAGGGGAACTTCCTATCTCTACGGCGAGCATTTTCTCACGTCCGAAGAGGGCAACTTTCTCGCCCAGATTCGCGCCGAGGAACTGCTCTGCCGTAAGAGGGAATTTTTCGGCGAGAGTACCGTTCCCTTCATGGCGCCGGGATATACGTTTTCGCTGCAGGATCATTACCGCAGCGATTTCAACCGTAAGTATCTCATCACGGAGCTGTCTCATGAGGGTACTCAGACCGGGTATCTGATTTCCGGAATCAGGACCGCTCTTGCCGAGATGGAGGAGCAGGTCTACTATCGGAACCAGTTCACCGCCATACCTTCCGATGTCCAGTTCCGGCCCGAACGTAAGGCGCAGAAACCCCGCATATCGGGTACCCTCAATGCCAAGGTGGATGCCGAGGGCAGCGGAACCTACGCAGAGCTCGACGAGCAGGGTCGGTACAAGGTGCGGCTGCCGTTCGACCTGAACGACGAGCACAGCGCCGGGAAGGCATCCTGTTTCCTTCGCATGATGCAGCCCTATGCCGGTACCGACCACGGTATGCATTTTCCGCTGCACAAGGATACCGAGGTGCTTCTGACTTTCATCGATGGCGATCCCGACCGACCGGTCATCGCGGGTGCAGTGCCGAATCCGGAGACTCCGAGCACGGTAACGTCATCGAACCAGACCCAGTCCGTCATTCAGACAGGCGGCGCGAATAAAATTGCAATCGAGGACAATGCGGGTAACGAAAGAATCCTGATGCAGTCGCCGACCGCGAATTCATGGATACGAATGGGAGCGCCGAACGATCCGCCTTCCTATGTTGTCGATGAGGATCCGGGTAATGGAATCAGAATGACGACCGAAGGGAAATTTGATGCCATTGCAAAAGAAAATGTTCTGATACAAAGCCAAGATAAGGATATCGTTCTTCAGGCCGAAAAAGGTAAAATCGTTCAGAAGGAGAGCGATTTCATTCATGAGACAAGCGGAAACAGCAAAGAATACGTTCACGCCATAAAGGAGACCTGGGGATTTTCCAACGATTTCAGTGCTGTTATAGGTGGGAAAGAAAGTTTCTTCGGCGGTGGTGAGGTAAGTGTTTTTGTCGGAGTAGCGGCGAGCCTCAAGGCTGCTTTTGAGTTTGCCATGAAAATCGGGCCAACCATGTCTAAAGGCAAATGGACTACAGCGTGGAAACATTATGGCAGGAGCGTGAATGAATGTACGCTTGACATTCAGCTTATTTCAGGAACGGCAGGTGTTAAAATAGTACTCGATCCCCTTCCTACCACTGGAATCAAGATTCAAGTCCCGAGTACTTCGATTCAGGTATGTTCCACCGGAGTGTTCATTAATTCTTCCGCAGCCGTAAAAGTAACCGGTAATAATATTAAATTAAAAGGGCCGGTCACCATAACGGATACCTTGACTGTCAATGGTAAAAGCTATTTTAAAAATAATGTAAAGGTGTTGACAAAACTGAAAGCGAATCAACTTGTATCGGTACAGCCGATGGCCGTTCCGAATGTTACCAATACGCCACAGCCACCGGACCCCCCGGAAGTTCCAGAGGTTCCGATTGTCGAGCCCGGCAGCCCGCCGGAAGAACCGTCGCCGATCGCACAATCACTTCAGGCCGAAGAGAACTTATCTTCGACAACGGCCAGAAGTTCCACTCCGCCGCCAGGATAA